One genomic region from Proteus vulgaris encodes:
- the hypE gene encoding hydrogenase expression/formation protein HypE: MKQPDEITLAQGNGGQGMQQLIEGLFLKAFDNPLLNEKEDQARIALNELTTLGDRLAFSTDSYVIDPIIFPGGNIGKLSVCGTANDLSVGGAVPRYLSCGFILEEGLPFETLETLVMAMAKAAAQAGIQIVTGDTKVVPRGAADKIFINTAGIGVIPTAINWAASNIKAGDKILVSGTIGDHGATILNLRENLGLEADLQSDCAVLEPMIAPLRQIKGIRALRDATRGGVTAILHEFAQASGCGMNVHESKLPMKQSVRGVCELLGLEALNFANEGKIVLVVSPEAEAQVLEALHQHTLGKDACTIGEVTEDNYIRLTGIFGTSRILDLPYNEPLPRIC; encoded by the coding sequence ATGAAACAACCTGATGAAATCACCTTAGCCCAAGGAAATGGTGGGCAAGGTATGCAACAACTTATCGAAGGACTGTTTTTAAAAGCGTTCGATAATCCGTTATTAAATGAAAAAGAAGACCAAGCGCGGATCGCGTTAAATGAGTTAACGACTCTTGGCGATCGTCTTGCATTTAGTACAGACAGCTATGTTATCGATCCCATTATTTTCCCCGGTGGAAATATTGGTAAATTATCTGTTTGCGGTACGGCTAACGATCTTTCTGTTGGTGGTGCGGTTCCTCGTTACCTTTCTTGTGGTTTTATTCTTGAAGAAGGGCTTCCATTTGAAACCCTAGAAACCCTTGTGATGGCGATGGCAAAAGCAGCTGCGCAAGCAGGAATACAGATTGTCACAGGGGATACGAAAGTAGTTCCTCGTGGCGCTGCGGATAAGATCTTTATCAATACTGCTGGTATTGGTGTTATTCCAACGGCAATTAATTGGGCTGCAAGCAATATCAAAGCAGGCGATAAGATCTTAGTGAGTGGTACTATTGGCGATCACGGCGCAACAATCCTGAATCTTCGTGAAAATTTAGGATTAGAAGCAGATCTACAAAGCGACTGCGCTGTTCTTGAGCCAATGATTGCACCTTTACGTCAAATTAAAGGTATTCGCGCCTTACGTGATGCAACACGAGGCGGAGTGACCGCAATTTTACATGAATTTGCTCAAGCCAGTGGTTGTGGCATGAATGTGCATGAAAGCAAATTACCAATGAAACAATCTGTTCGTGGCGTTTGTGAATTATTAGGGCTTGAAGCACTAAATTTTGCTAACGAAGGAAAAATTGTTTTAGTGGTATCACCAGAAGCTGAAGCTCAAGTACTTGAAGCATTACATCAACATACTTTAGGTAAAGACGCTTGTACGATTGGTGAAGTTACCGAGGATAATTATATTCGGTTAACAGGAATTTTCGGGACTAGCCGTATTCTTGACTTACCTTATAACGAACCATTACCTCGTATTTGCTAA
- the yedE gene encoding selenium metabolism membrane protein YedE/FdhT, which translates to MSWSEFKSQYLIRFWKPLPAVIAAGILSTYYFGLTGTFWAVTGEFTRWGGHVMQWFGAHPEEWGYFKIIGLEGTPLTRIDGVMIIGMFGGCIMAALWANNVKLRHPQHKIRILQAVLGGIIAGFGARLAMGCNLAAFFTGIPQFSLHAWFFAVATAIGSYFGAKLSLMPLFRIPVKLQKVSQASPITQDKQRAKRRFRLGMVIFFAMIAWSLIILFDSPKLGFAMLGGIGFGILIERAQICFTSAFRDLWITGRTHMAKAIIIGMAVSAIGIFSYVQLGAAPKIMWAGPNAVIGGLLFGFGIVLAGGCETGWMYRAVEGQIHFWWVGLGNVIGSTLLAYYWDDFASVIATDYDKINLLDTFGPVGGLGVTYLMLGLSFALLLWWEKHFFRKKAQQENAISTQLNKEIV; encoded by the coding sequence ATGTCTTGGTCAGAATTTAAATCCCAGTACCTGATCCGTTTTTGGAAGCCTCTTCCAGCAGTTATCGCGGCAGGTATCTTATCAACTTACTACTTTGGTTTAACCGGCACTTTCTGGGCTGTCACGGGTGAATTTACTCGCTGGGGTGGTCACGTTATGCAATGGTTTGGCGCTCACCCTGAAGAATGGGGTTATTTTAAAATCATCGGTCTTGAAGGTACGCCATTAACGCGTATTGATGGCGTTATGATCATCGGGATGTTTGGAGGTTGTATTATGGCCGCTCTTTGGGCTAACAACGTCAAACTTCGTCATCCTCAACATAAAATTCGTATTCTTCAAGCTGTTCTAGGTGGGATCATCGCAGGTTTTGGTGCCCGTCTAGCAATGGGTTGTAACCTTGCGGCATTTTTTACTGGTATTCCTCAGTTCTCTTTACATGCTTGGTTTTTTGCTGTTGCAACGGCAATCGGCTCTTACTTTGGTGCCAAATTATCATTGATGCCTTTGTTTCGTATTCCGGTAAAACTGCAAAAAGTCAGTCAAGCTTCACCTATCACTCAAGATAAACAACGTGCGAAACGTCGCTTTAGGTTGGGAATGGTGATCTTTTTTGCCATGATTGCGTGGTCTTTAATTATTCTTTTTGATTCACCAAAACTGGGTTTCGCTATGTTAGGCGGTATTGGTTTTGGTATTTTAATTGAACGTGCGCAAATCTGTTTTACTTCTGCTTTCCGTGACTTATGGATAACAGGCAGAACCCATATGGCAAAAGCGATTATCATCGGTATGGCGGTGAGTGCGATTGGGATCTTCAGTTATGTTCAGTTAGGTGCCGCACCTAAAATTATGTGGGCAGGTCCGAACGCCGTCATTGGTGGCTTACTTTTCGGTTTCGGTATTGTTCTGGCTGGTGGGTGTGAAACAGGTTGGATGTATCGTGCCGTTGAGGGTCAAATTCACTTTTGGTGGGTTGGGCTTGGTAACGTAATCGGTTCAACATTACTGGCTTATTATTGGGATGATTTTGCCTCTGTGATCGCAACTGATTATGACAAGATTAATTTACTTGATACCTTTGGCCCTGTAGGTGGTTTGGGTGTGACGTATCTGATGCTTGGTCTGTCATTTGCATTATTACTTTGGTGGGAAAAACACTTTTTCCGTAAAAAAGCACAACAAGAAAACGCTATTTCAACACAGCTCAATAAGGAAATCGTATGA
- the yedF gene encoding sulfurtransferase-like selenium metabolism protein YedF: protein MSQKDTIIPDYRLDMVGEPCPYPAVATLEAMPSLKKGEILEVVSDCPQSINNIPLDAKNYGYTVLDIQQDGPTIRYLIQK, encoded by the coding sequence ATGAGCCAGAAAGACACCATTATTCCTGATTATCGTCTAGATATGGTCGGTGAACCTTGTCCTTATCCTGCGGTGGCAACGCTTGAAGCTATGCCATCACTGAAAAAAGGCGAAATATTAGAAGTGGTGAGTGATTGTCCTCAATCAATCAACAATATTCCACTTGATGCGAAAAATTATGGTTATACCGTGTTAGATATTCAACAAGATGGCCCGACTATCCGTTATTTAATTCAAAAATAA
- a CDS encoding TetR/AcrR family transcriptional regulator yields the protein MTDSKINQKRGRPARPEEEIRQEIYEATMSLLLEQGYSATTIDAIAKQASIAKKTIYRFIKDKEDLVEQIVLSWTDNFVAIFHDKATDFDEFTLLLSQHLNSMTQTVLNDKAVGLYKLLQENFPSREILMEKYQRSGILRGRSLLTQWLQQQEKNAIIRHYDYAVLSDLLLAMVIAEPLRQIALGIIPPTPKSDFSPRIQQAIQLIIPILKP from the coding sequence ATGACAGATAGCAAGATTAATCAAAAACGAGGACGCCCTGCCCGCCCTGAAGAAGAGATCCGCCAAGAAATATATGAAGCGACCATGAGTTTACTTTTAGAGCAGGGTTACAGCGCAACAACCATTGATGCCATTGCAAAACAGGCAAGCATTGCCAAAAAAACGATTTATCGTTTTATCAAAGATAAAGAAGACTTAGTGGAACAAATTGTGTTGTCATGGACTGACAATTTCGTCGCTATTTTTCATGATAAGGCCACTGATTTTGACGAGTTTACCCTGTTGTTATCACAACATTTAAACAGCATGACTCAAACAGTACTTAATGATAAAGCAGTAGGCTTGTATAAGTTATTGCAAGAAAACTTTCCTAGCCGTGAAATACTTATGGAAAAATATCAACGAAGCGGAATATTAAGAGGTCGTAGTCTACTTACGCAGTGGTTACAACAACAAGAAAAAAACGCAATAATCAGGCATTATGATTATGCAGTATTAAGTGATCTTTTATTAGCGATGGTGATCGCTGAACCTTTGCGTCAAATTGCATTAGGGATAATCCCTCCAACGCCAAAATCTGATTTTAGCCCTCGAATTCAACAAGCTATACAGCTTATTATCCCGATATTAAAACCTTAA
- a CDS encoding DAPG hydrolase family protein, which produces MKKQTLHLPWALNDINELLSPAPLRLEMGIERDEAGHLTVAVRTDLHGCKGKMLEWWFTFFETSQHIRWWHPHDHVAHNGWDDKWIKGKSYIGASIKAVESLGDIPPVGAQLKFHDAKDFFDNTLLEEAYKTGALSGAVCATIGFGSDVKTDENGDPTDGKMVHLTRDTDWGCVLRSRFYLGHSLENPAVELPDEIAFGLLQHCYNEFTYLSRFLPSLYYGEHANGEKGALPW; this is translated from the coding sequence ATGAAAAAACAAACATTGCATTTACCTTGGGCTTTAAATGACATTAATGAACTTTTATCACCTGCACCATTACGCTTGGAAATGGGAATTGAAAGGGATGAAGCGGGGCATTTGACGGTCGCAGTACGTACCGATTTACATGGTTGTAAAGGCAAGATGCTAGAGTGGTGGTTTACCTTTTTTGAAACATCACAACATATTCGCTGGTGGCATCCCCATGATCATGTTGCTCACAATGGTTGGGATGATAAATGGATCAAAGGAAAAAGTTATATCGGGGCATCAATTAAGGCAGTTGAATCCTTAGGGGATATTCCACCCGTTGGAGCACAACTTAAATTCCATGACGCGAAAGATTTTTTTGATAACACATTATTAGAAGAAGCCTATAAAACAGGCGCACTTTCTGGTGCGGTATGTGCCACTATTGGTTTTGGCTCTGATGTGAAAACAGATGAAAACGGTGATCCTACCGACGGTAAAATGGTGCATTTAACGCGAGATACGGATTGGGGATGTGTATTAAGAAGCCGTTTTTATTTAGGTCACTCATTAGAAAATCCAGCTGTAGAATTACCAGATGAGATAGCTTTTGGGTTATTGCAGCACTGTTATAACGAGTTTACTTATCTTTCTCGTTTCCTGCCGTCATTGTATTACGGTGAACATGCGAATGGGGAGAAGGGGGCGTTGCCTTGGTAG
- the rdgC gene encoding recombination-associated protein RdgC has product MLWFKNILVYRLNKEIALSMDELEQQLASLAFTPCSSQDMTRTGWVSPMGDRGEALIHVTGKQVMMCARKEDKILPATVIKQALQDKVEKLEGEQGRKLKKTEKATLKDEVVHTLLPRAFSKFSQTFIWLDLEKQLVIVDSGSAKRAEDNLALLRKTLGSLPVVPLNFNESVELKMTEWVRSGELPAGFTLMDEAELKAVLDEGGVIRCKKQELVSDEIATHIEAGKFVTKLSVDWEDRLQFMLCDDGSIKRIKFSETLREQNDDIDKADFAQRFDADFVLMTGELSALIERVTEVLGGEAE; this is encoded by the coding sequence ATGCTGTGGTTTAAAAATATTTTGGTCTATCGCTTAAATAAAGAGATAGCACTGTCAATGGATGAGTTAGAACAACAGCTTGCTTCATTGGCATTCACACCTTGTAGTAGCCAAGATATGACTCGAACAGGTTGGGTTTCGCCAATGGGCGATCGTGGTGAAGCGCTTATCCATGTAACGGGTAAACAAGTCATGATGTGCGCACGAAAAGAAGACAAAATCTTACCTGCGACAGTCATTAAGCAAGCACTGCAAGACAAAGTTGAAAAACTTGAAGGCGAACAAGGCCGTAAACTGAAAAAGACAGAGAAAGCCACCTTAAAAGATGAAGTGGTACATACTCTGCTCCCTCGCGCATTTAGTAAATTCTCACAGACTTTTATTTGGCTAGATTTAGAAAAACAACTCGTTATTGTTGATTCAGGCAGTGCAAAACGTGCCGAAGATAACTTAGCTTTGCTACGTAAAACCTTAGGTTCACTACCAGTTGTTCCTCTAAACTTTAATGAATCCGTTGAGTTAAAAATGACAGAGTGGGTACGCTCTGGAGAACTCCCTGCTGGCTTTACCTTAATGGATGAAGCAGAGCTAAAAGCGGTGTTAGATGAAGGTGGTGTTATTCGTTGTAAGAAACAAGAATTAGTTTCTGACGAAATTGCGACACATATTGAAGCGGGTAAATTTGTCACCAAACTTTCTGTAGATTGGGAAGATCGCCTGCAATTTATGCTTTGTGATGATGGTTCTATCAAACGCATCAAATTCAGTGAAACTTTACGTGAGCAAAATGACGATATTGATAAAGCCGATTTTGCCCAACGTTTTGATGCCGACTTTGTTTTAATGACCGGTGAATTAAGCGCCTTAATTGAACGCGTCACCGAAGTCCTCGGCGGCGAAGCAGAGTAA
- a CDS encoding porin: MKSLKPLAALVGLLVLSGSANAVNVYNDKGTRFDVNGQFRLKTQVTSQNHEMKMTDDGSRIGFFGSHELTNDIKVFGKLEWGSDTQRTNSDNPKSNFEMYNRVGYVGFSHRDYGQIQFGRTYIPIDWVKKSSYGYGNTGVFYFSDVLGRSVGFSGGNTNITEDKYGNHRIDYNGVGKNNFMTRLPQTIFLETNRYEGFKLAGTVTGKSGDDGRRVAGDITRAYSVVGFYKSTFGLEFDAGYSAAKGEANTSGPNKDKTPENSILAFGAEYFFPGREFSIGLDYGQSRAKNPGLALYENQFKNPRGWNSVKGDWKADLYGVGVKWHWDRIESGMYAGYYLRDGDANTFNYKKETYTVGVDKRFAVSKYNNLRLFAEMAYDDARSDNVKYEDKKQYIFETGMRLYF, translated from the coding sequence ATGAAAAGCTTGAAGCCTCTAGCAGCACTGGTTGGTTTGTTGGTTCTTTCTGGATCTGCAAACGCAGTAAACGTGTATAACGATAAAGGTACACGTTTTGATGTAAACGGTCAGTTCCGTTTAAAAACACAAGTGACTAGCCAAAATCATGAAATGAAAATGACGGATGATGGTAGTCGTATTGGTTTCTTTGGTTCGCATGAGCTGACTAACGATATCAAAGTTTTTGGTAAATTAGAGTGGGGTTCGGATACTCAAAGAACTAACAGTGACAACCCTAAATCAAACTTTGAAATGTACAACCGTGTGGGTTATGTCGGTTTCTCTCATCGTGATTATGGTCAAATCCAATTTGGTCGTACCTATATTCCGATCGACTGGGTTAAAAAATCAAGCTATGGCTATGGTAACACGGGTGTATTCTACTTTAGCGATGTATTAGGTCGTTCAGTAGGTTTCTCTGGTGGTAATACGAATATTACAGAAGATAAGTATGGTAATCATCGTATTGATTATAACGGTGTTGGTAAAAACAACTTTATGACCCGTTTACCACAAACTATTTTCTTAGAAACTAACCGTTATGAAGGCTTTAAATTAGCGGGTACGGTGACTGGTAAATCTGGTGATGACGGTCGCCGTGTTGCAGGTGATATTACTCGTGCATATTCAGTAGTTGGTTTCTATAAATCAACTTTCGGTTTGGAGTTCGATGCGGGTTACTCAGCAGCTAAAGGTGAAGCAAATACTTCAGGTCCAAATAAAGACAAAACACCTGAAAACAGTATTTTAGCTTTTGGTGCTGAATACTTCTTCCCAGGACGTGAATTCTCTATTGGTTTAGACTATGGTCAATCTCGTGCTAAAAACCCAGGTTTAGCACTCTATGAAAACCAATTTAAAAACCCTCGTGGTTGGAACTCAGTTAAAGGCGACTGGAAAGCAGATTTATATGGTGTTGGTGTGAAATGGCACTGGGATCGTATCGAAAGTGGTATGTATGCAGGTTATTATCTGCGTGATGGTGATGCAAACACGTTCAACTACAAAAAAGAAACCTATACTGTGGGTGTAGATAAACGTTTTGCAGTATCTAAATATAACAACTTACGTTTATTCGCTGAAATGGCATACGATGATGCTCGCAGTGATAACGTGAAGTATGAAGATAAAAAACAATATATCTTCGAAACTGGTATGCGTCTGTACTTCTAG
- a CDS encoding bifunctional 2',3'-cyclic-nucleotide 2'-phosphodiesterase/3'-nucleotidase, translated as MVKNVLKISTLAMFVAFNVNAATVDLRIMETSDVHSNLIDFDYFKDKPTEQFGYVRTANLIKAAKAEATNAILVDNGDLIQGSPLADYQAAKGLEKGESHPAHQLMNTMGYTVGNFGNHEFNYGLDYLKKAIAGAKFPYINANVMDAKTGKNYFTPYIIVDTPVKDRDGKEHTIKIGYIGFVPPQILIWDKANLDGKVVVNDITETAKKFVPQMKKEGADLIVAIPHSGFASEPYKAMAENSVYYLSEVEGINAIMFGHAHGVFPSKEFEGIKGVDTAKGTVNGVPAVMPGQWGDHLGVVDMVINNDSGKWVMTEATGEARPIFDKANKKALVERDAELAQIIEKAHQGTRDFVGKHIGKASANMYSFLALVQSDPTVQIVNDAQVDYTKHFIQGDPNLDGLPVLGAAAPFKAGGRKNAPADFVEVEKGDLTFRNAADLYLYPNTLVVVKATGADVVEWLECSAGMWNQVDPNSTKPQELINWDGFRTYNFDTISGVNYKVDLTQPAKYDVDCQVVNKGANRIKEVTYEGKPIDPKATFLIATNNYRGYGGKFAGTGEANIAFASPDENRAILASYIAKQTKEKGEVATKAANNWSFLPIKTDKALDVRFETSPSEKAAAFIKDFAQYPMTFVENDEIGFAIYKIDLTEKK; from the coding sequence ATGGTTAAGAATGTGTTGAAAATTTCAACATTAGCAATGTTTGTCGCATTCAACGTGAATGCTGCGACAGTCGATCTTCGTATTATGGAGACGTCTGATGTTCACAGTAACTTAATCGACTTTGACTACTTCAAAGACAAACCAACAGAACAGTTTGGTTATGTCCGTACTGCTAATTTAATTAAAGCAGCAAAAGCTGAAGCAACCAATGCGATTTTAGTTGATAACGGCGACTTGATCCAAGGTAGCCCGCTGGCTGACTATCAAGCAGCTAAAGGCTTAGAAAAAGGCGAATCTCATCCAGCTCACCAACTGATGAACACCATGGGCTACACAGTAGGTAACTTTGGTAACCATGAGTTTAACTATGGTTTAGATTACCTGAAAAAAGCCATTGCCGGTGCTAAATTCCCTTACATCAACGCCAACGTGATGGATGCGAAAACAGGCAAAAACTATTTCACACCTTATATCATTGTTGATACACCAGTAAAAGATCGTGATGGTAAAGAACACACTATCAAGATTGGTTATATCGGCTTCGTACCACCACAGATCTTAATCTGGGATAAAGCCAATCTGGATGGTAAGGTCGTTGTAAACGATATTACAGAAACAGCGAAAAAATTCGTCCCTCAAATGAAAAAAGAGGGTGCAGACCTGATTGTGGCTATTCCTCACTCTGGTTTCGCGTCAGAGCCGTACAAAGCAATGGCGGAAAACTCTGTTTATTATTTAAGTGAAGTTGAAGGCATCAATGCAATCATGTTTGGTCACGCTCACGGCGTATTCCCAAGCAAAGAATTTGAAGGCATTAAAGGTGTAGATACAGCGAAAGGTACCGTAAACGGTGTTCCTGCTGTTATGCCTGGCCAATGGGGTGATCACTTAGGTGTCGTTGATATGGTTATCAATAACGACAGCGGTAAATGGGTGATGACTGAAGCAACAGGTGAAGCGCGTCCTATCTTTGATAAAGCGAACAAAAAAGCATTAGTTGAACGTGATGCTGAATTAGCTCAAATCATCGAAAAAGCACACCAAGGTACCCGTGATTTCGTGGGTAAACACATTGGTAAAGCTTCTGCTAACATGTACAGCTTCTTAGCATTAGTACAGAGCGATCCAACTGTACAAATCGTTAATGATGCACAAGTTGATTACACCAAACACTTTATTCAAGGTGATCCGAACTTAGACGGTTTACCAGTATTAGGTGCAGCTGCGCCATTTAAAGCGGGTGGTCGTAAAAACGCACCAGCAGACTTCGTAGAAGTTGAAAAAGGTGACTTAACATTCCGTAACGCGGCAGACTTATATCTGTATCCAAACACATTAGTGGTTGTTAAAGCGACCGGTGCTGATGTTGTTGAGTGGTTAGAATGTTCAGCAGGTATGTGGAACCAAGTTGATCCTAACTCAACTAAACCACAAGAACTGATCAACTGGGATGGTTTCCGTACTTATAACTTCGACACCATTAGCGGTGTGAACTATAAAGTTGACTTAACTCAACCAGCTAAATATGACGTTGATTGCCAAGTGGTTAACAAAGGTGCGAATCGTATCAAAGAAGTCACTTACGAAGGCAAACCAATCGATCCTAAAGCAACATTCCTGATCGCAACAAATAACTACCGTGGATACGGCGGTAAATTTGCAGGTACTGGTGAAGCGAATATTGCGTTTGCATCTCCAGATGAAAACCGTGCGATTTTAGCTTCTTACATTGCTAAGCAAACTAAAGAAAAAGGTGAAGTTGCGACTAAAGCTGCTAACAACTGGTCATTCTTACCGATTAAGACTGATAAAGCGTTAGATGTACGTTTTGAAACTTCTCCAAGTGAAAAAGCTGCTGCATTTATTAAAGATTTTGCTCAGTATCCAATGACCTTCGTGGAAAATGATGAAATCGGTTTTGCAATTTACAAAATCGATTTAACTGAGAAGAAATAA
- a CDS encoding ribonuclease T2 family protein, with protein MRFMKLLPAAFALVLAGCATQAPEITEPLKPQAKLVEGVSCILPDAPTAPYDYIASNDRYGQNSTASTDYFKLAINYSPAFCDYKSNNIKRLNNDNEKDRAKREYDKFEIQCFSDNKFGWIVHGLWAETCDGKSWEECRDWKDIRKHPRLCKGDLPPLEYSAIKPYLCDSPGIDLLQGEWEKHGVCAFDTPDAFFGKQKELYEALVLPEGRPSNSALIKFLKEHNPSLKDKEIQINRDEFYICYSKDFEVIDCPKREF; from the coding sequence ATGCGCTTTATGAAGCTATTACCTGCTGCTTTTGCTTTAGTGCTAGCAGGATGTGCAACGCAAGCACCTGAAATTACAGAACCATTAAAACCTCAAGCTAAATTAGTTGAAGGCGTATCTTGTATTTTACCTGATGCTCCAACAGCACCTTACGACTACATTGCTTCTAATGATCGCTATGGTCAAAACAGCACAGCATCAACAGATTACTTTAAGTTAGCGATTAACTACTCACCGGCTTTTTGTGATTACAAAAGCAATAATATTAAACGTTTAAATAACGATAATGAAAAAGATCGTGCAAAACGTGAGTACGATAAATTTGAAATCCAGTGCTTCTCTGATAACAAATTTGGCTGGATTGTTCATGGGCTGTGGGCTGAAACCTGTGATGGTAAATCATGGGAAGAGTGCCGCGATTGGAAAGACATACGCAAGCATCCTCGTTTATGTAAAGGCGATTTACCACCTTTAGAATACTCTGCTATCAAACCTTATCTGTGTGATTCTCCAGGTATCGACTTGTTACAAGGTGAATGGGAAAAACACGGTGTGTGTGCGTTTGATACACCAGATGCATTCTTTGGTAAACAAAAAGAGTTGTATGAAGCGTTAGTATTACCAGAAGGCCGTCCTTCAAACAGTGCATTGATTAAGTTCTTAAAAGAACACAATCCATCACTGAAGGACAAAGAAATTCAAATTAATCGAGATGAATTCTATATCTGTTATAGCAAAGATTTCGAAGTAATTGATTGTCCGAAACGTGAATTTTGA
- a CDS encoding bifunctional metallophosphatase/5'-nucleotidase has translation MNHKYKLVALAVSSVLLAGCAKNYDEANVVDVRVIAMNDFHGALKAPEGKSGGIEHMATLIKEMKKDNPNNIVVAAGDMVGASPLLSSMFHDEPSIEALSLAGLEATSVGNHEFDKGMGELLRKQNGGCHPVTGCQGPTEFKGADFQYLAANVIVNETGKTLFPEYVIKEFNGIPVAFIGLTLEGTAAIVTPKGTEGLSFHNEAKTINALVPQLKAKGVQAIGVLIHEGAAQRRDGGPVNINACNGITGKVLGVVEQLDPAIDFVVTGHTHQAYNCTINGKSVTSAQSNGAMLTRIDLKLDKTTKDVVDINAKNIWVDNRKYEKDPAVSKLLEAYEKIATPLANRIIGKLEGNLTKQTNDAGESGLGQVIADAHLYTAKSKEMGGAQIGLMNGGGIRADMKGGDVSYNAIYTVQPFSNVLLTQTLTGEQIKRLLEQQWDRSRPQVLAVSGNFQYTWDSKASNGNRVIVESMKIDGKPVDMKANYRVVANEYLATGGSNFSVLKEGKDPVYSVPDVDAVVKYFAEQSPIAQPKANNITRK, from the coding sequence ATGAATCATAAATACAAACTCGTTGCACTTGCAGTAAGCTCAGTCTTATTAGCAGGTTGTGCAAAGAACTACGACGAAGCTAATGTTGTTGATGTGCGTGTTATCGCAATGAACGACTTCCACGGCGCGCTGAAAGCACCAGAAGGTAAATCTGGTGGTATCGAGCACATGGCTACGTTAATCAAAGAAATGAAGAAAGATAACCCGAACAACATCGTTGTTGCGGCGGGTGATATGGTTGGTGCAAGCCCACTGTTATCTTCAATGTTCCATGATGAGCCTTCAATTGAAGCATTATCATTAGCAGGCTTAGAAGCAACTTCTGTGGGTAACCACGAATTTGATAAAGGCATGGGCGAGTTACTGCGTAAACAAAACGGTGGTTGCCACCCAGTAACTGGTTGCCAAGGTCCAACTGAGTTTAAAGGTGCTGATTTCCAATACTTAGCGGCTAACGTTATTGTTAACGAAACGGGCAAAACTTTATTCCCAGAATACGTTATTAAAGAATTCAACGGTATTCCTGTTGCGTTCATCGGTTTAACTTTAGAAGGTACAGCGGCTATCGTAACTCCTAAAGGAACTGAAGGTTTAAGCTTCCACAATGAAGCAAAAACGATCAACGCATTAGTACCACAATTAAAAGCGAAAGGCGTTCAAGCAATTGGTGTTCTGATCCACGAAGGTGCTGCACAGCGTCGTGATGGTGGCCCAGTTAATATCAACGCATGTAATGGTATTACAGGTAAAGTACTGGGTGTTGTTGAGCAATTAGATCCAGCTATCGACTTCGTTGTTACAGGTCATACTCACCAAGCTTACAACTGTACTATCAACGGTAAATCAGTGACATCAGCACAATCTAACGGTGCAATGTTAACGCGTATCGACCTGAAATTAGATAAAACAACGAAAGACGTTGTAGATATCAATGCAAAAAATATTTGGGTTGATAACCGTAAATATGAAAAAGATCCAGCAGTTAGCAAACTGTTAGAAGCTTACGAAAAAATTGCTACCCCATTAGCTAACCGTATTATCGGTAAGTTAGAAGGTAATTTAACTAAGCAAACTAACGATGCGGGTGAGTCTGGATTAGGTCAAGTGATCGCAGATGCACATCTGTATACTGCAAAATCTAAAGAAATGGGTGGCGCACAAATCGGTTTAATGAACGGCGGTGGTATCCGTGCTGATATGAAAGGCGGCGACGTCTCTTATAACGCAATCTACACTGTACAGCCATTCTCTAACGTACTGTTAACTCAAACGTTAACGGGTGAGCAAATTAAACGCCTGTTAGAACAACAATGGGATCGTTCACGTCCACAAGTGTTAGCGGTTTCAGGTAACTTCCAGTACACATGGGATAGTAAAGCTTCTAATGGTAACCGTGTTATCGTTGAATCAATGAAAATTGATGGCAAACCAGTAGACATGAAAGCGAATTACCGTGTTGTTGCTAACGAATACTTAGCAACAGGTGGTAGTAACTTCTCTGTACTGAAAGAAGGTAAAGATCCAGTTTACAGCGTGCCAGATGTTGATGCAGTCGTGAAATACTTTGCTGAGCAGTCTCCAATTGCTCAACCAAAAGCAAATAACATCACACGTAAATAA